The sequence below is a genomic window from Scylla paramamosain isolate STU-SP2022 chromosome 38, ASM3559412v1, whole genome shotgun sequence.
ctgccactcttcctctctctctctctttctttgtcttataAATGACTGCATCACaactttctttatctcttactAGCTTAATAATTCTCCctctatttttctgtctatctccaCAGcctcacaattctctctcttaaAGACATCACAAATATATCTTTCTCTAAacagcatcattattattctccctctctaaacaacaccaaaatactctctctctctctctctctctctctctctctctctctctctcaacacctcaACACTCACGAGGGGCAATGCGGAGGACCTGTGACCGGAACCTCCTGAACATGTTGGGCACGCCGCTGGTAATGGCACCGGCAAAAGCTCTCTGCtcaaagggggagagggagtacTTGATGATCCCCCTCACGTAGGCCAGCTCTCCGAAACCCTTACCCATCTCTGTGGTGCGGAAATTAATGATGTTTTtgggtcttttcttcttcttgttaattgtgtgtgtgtgtgtgtgtgtgtgtgtgtgtgtgtgtgtgtgtgtgtgtgttttcgtctcAATTATAGTTCTCTGTGTATGCATCTGatattctctctgtctgtttgtttattgtgattctttatttctctgtctgtctatctggtaattagtattataaaaaaaaaagcaacaatttTGTCAACttgaaaaaatatgaatcaatgaaaaacaacaaaataacatgaaaagcaAAATCACGTATCGAAAGAAACgtgaaaaaattaaattaatgaaaaaaaataaataaatgcatatataaCACACGAACACCTGCATCATAAAATtctcaacctaacccaacccaacacacacacacacacacacacacacacacacacacacacacacacataaataaaacaccaaatTCATCCCAGCCACACCAGCTGACCGAattaaaaccaaaacaaacaggGGCGATCCGGCGAAACCCAAGATAAacccttattttccctttatatCGTCCCCTGAGACCCTTAAACCTACGCCTACACTTTCCCCTGATACTCCCGGCACGATTGCATTAGTGAATGTCCCTGGGTGTGGGAGAATAAGGGTAAAAAATAGGGAAATATTAGCTTACTTGCGGCGTGTGTTGCGTCACTGCCCAGCTGATCGTCTGCTAGCGAGAGTCTATAGTCTTttagatatattttttaatcAATAAGATAATATTTGACTTACTTGAAAGTATGTTATGTAGTaaggtgttttggtgcttaTTTTCTCAATTGCTTTTTTTAGTTGAGGAGTTTAAGTATTCAATCGGTAAAAAGTTCATGTCTCAGGCGGGAAGTTCAAATTACAATGAGATACGCAGCATTTGTTTTCAGCTTTATGTGCCTTTGGAGCGGCTATGAAGATAATTTGTACGAGTAGGAATAATTTCACCTTAGATATCTGAAGGCTAAGACCAATGACGCGACCCTCAGCTTTTTAGCCTCCCCAAATAAGACAATATTAAGCCAATCACCATTCTTCAGGAAAAGGTGACGGTTCTCTGTTAACCAGCCTTCTCACGCTTCCCATTGACTGACCAAGGAAAAAGTCCCACTGAGCCTTCGTATCGGCAGCTCCTCAAGGATTGTTCTggttttgcttcttttattgttttgtttgtttttttgtacaCTGCTTATACTTTAAAGGGAGCAAAAATATGTGTACTAATACCATCCCTTTCACTTCATCCACCAGCTTCAGGGtttaatgagtgaatgaaacGAGTATTCAGACAAAAGGTTCTTCATTGTAAGATTCATTAGATCATACAAAGTAATTATACACTGAATGAGATT
It includes:
- the LOC135091797 gene encoding cytochrome b-c1 complex subunit 8-like, translating into MGKGFGELAYVRGIIKYSLSPFEQRAFAGAITSGVPNMFRRFRSQVLRIAPPFIIAYMVYSSVEAAHDKTMRKNPADFENDE